In Scatophagus argus isolate fScaArg1 chromosome 3, fScaArg1.pri, whole genome shotgun sequence, one genomic interval encodes:
- the apcdd1l gene encoding protein APCDD1-like — protein sequence MKCVEAENMSNRRFSHLLRGVWLLWLWQAVLVAGTGSKLWEVPTDSFTSSSNLSELLQWEHDCQYRHLQDRVRITADIPPRLDGTWVSSRCEVRPGPEFLSRSYTFHPSRHFQALQHYYTDSSCGDPAYSLMIRGKLRLRQASWITRGATEAEHHLSKVGIVVHSLAAKQRLASRLPATCVGLTLGRVVPGKLYELYNTRAGRACLAALGFSMMEMGLIRVESQHHSNGGKVQELFLGDIHTDWTQRTHYRPTGYQQPLQNAMHHIHPCPMCALVYRSSEQRPPVLPRTPAVPLSLAGRWVSQRCETRPNILFLTRDFTFDPNQHAWEGIYRHYSDPVCSQPTFILRASGHYAQGNPSAKISGATEFVFKVTQVRVTAAEESTAKLLNGSKPGKCGRPGGWEVGVEQDLTPTDGCTLLGIKLPHKEYELFKIELDHRKHPMLFIGERPTDGSSPDRPQRRPTSFQAPMVLCSGGETQSLHRYSSGFNSKQVQLAASGTERPAQLVLLVLGSVLYSWFCVF from the exons ATGAAGTGTGTGGAAGcagaaaacatgtcaaacagaCGTTTCAGTCACCTGTTGAGGGGAGTCTGGTTGCTGTGGCTGTGGCAAG CTGTGCTCGTGGCTGGAACTGGGAGTAAACTATGGGAGGTGCCTACAGactccttcacttcctcctcgAACCTCAGTGAACTTCTGCAGTGGGAGCATGACTGCCAGTACCGCCACCTACAGGACAGAGTGAGAATCACAGCAGACATCCCCCCAAGACTCGATGGAACATGGGTGTCATCAAG GTGTGAAGTTCGGCCCGGTCCAGAGTTCCTCTCCCGCTCCTACACCTTCCACCCCAGCCGTCACTTCCAGGCCCTGCAGCACTActacacagacagcagctgtggtgATCCAGCATACTCCCTGATGATCAGGGGGAAGCTCCGTCTGCGCCAGGCTTCCTGGATCACCCGTGGGGCCACCGAAGCTGAACACCACCTCAGCAAGGTGGGCATTGTGGTCCACAGCCTGGCAGCCAAGCAGAGGCTGGCTTCCAGGCTGCCTGCGACCTGTGTTGGTCTGACCCTGGGTCGAGTGGTGCCGGGGAAGCTGTATGAGCTGTACAACACCCGGGCAGGGAGGGCATGTCTTGCTGCCCTGGGCTTCTCCATGATGGAGATGGGCCTGATACGGGTGGAGTCACAGCACCACAGCAATGGAGGGAAAGTGCAGGAGCTGTTCTTAGGGGACATTCACACTGACTGGACACAAAGGACTCACTACAGACCTACAGGGTACCAACAGCCACTGCAGAATGCCATG CATCATATCCACCCCTGCCCCATGTGCGCCCTGGTGTACCGCTCCTCTGAGCAGCGTCCTCCGGTGTTGCCCCGCACCCCGGCAGTTCCATTGTCTCTGGCTGGCCGCTGGGTCAGCCAGCGCTGTGAAACTCGTCCTaacatcctcttcctcacccGGGATTTCACCTTTGATCCTAACCAGCATGCATGGGAGGGCATCTACCGACACTACTCGGACCCTGTCTGCTCTCAGCCCACTTTCATCCTGAGAGCTTCGGGCCACTACGCTCAGGGAAACCCCTCCGCTAAGATCTCAGGAGCCACTGAGTTTGTCTTCAAGGTCACCCAGGTGAGAGTCACAGCTGCAGAAGAGTCCACAGCAAAGTTGCTGAATGGGTCAAAGCCAGGAAAGTGTGGTCGCCCAGGAGGCTGGGAGGTTGGTGTGGAGCAGGACTTGACCCCCACGGATGGGTGCACACTGCTCGGCATCAAGTTGCCACATAAGGAATACGAGCTCTTCAAGATTGAGCTGGACCACAGGAAACACCCAATGCTGTTCATAGGCGAGAGGCCAACTGACGGGTCCAGTCCAGACCGACCGCAGAGGAGGCCCACTTCCTTTCAGGCTCCCATGGTGCTTTGCAGTGGGGGGGAGACACAGTCTTTGCATCGCTATAGCTCAGGTTTTAACAGTAAGCAAGTTCAGCTAGCAGCCAGTGGGACAGAGAGACCGGCACAGCTGGTGTTACTGGTGCTGGGGTCTGTGCTGTACAGCtggttctgtgttttttaa